In Streptomyces sp. NBC_01439, the following are encoded in one genomic region:
- a CDS encoding FHA domain-containing protein — MNSIIVVPGPTMSPAAQIRLAPGQTLRFGREPLRRTGTGTRTGIGIGTGTGIGGSSFGPHALYVPHAGVSRSAGEITATATYWSLSNFSRSATYVVENPEGAGEHIKIAPGRLDAPVPFEFARLVLPAGSQLLTLDVWAPRHDYADRDDPGGADGEPEGEPTALPFPLDRSSRYFLVLTALCEPRLRGAPHAPLPTVEQVVDRLKPSWPAANRAAVQWNIDYLAVKLRLKPGPETVDPGPRLVGKKETLVSLALRFDLVRESDLAALPAAPTGTAR, encoded by the coding sequence GTGAACAGCATCATCGTCGTTCCGGGGCCCACCATGTCCCCGGCCGCACAGATCCGCCTGGCACCGGGGCAGACCCTCCGGTTCGGCCGTGAACCCCTTCGCCGCACCGGCACCGGCACCCGCACCGGAATCGGCATTGGCACCGGCACCGGAATCGGCGGCAGCAGCTTCGGACCGCACGCCCTGTACGTCCCGCACGCCGGCGTCTCCCGTTCGGCGGGGGAGATCACCGCCACGGCCACGTACTGGTCGCTCAGCAACTTCTCCCGCTCCGCGACGTACGTGGTCGAGAACCCCGAGGGCGCCGGCGAACACATCAAGATCGCCCCCGGCCGCCTCGACGCACCGGTCCCGTTCGAATTCGCCCGGCTCGTCCTGCCCGCCGGCTCCCAACTGCTCACCCTGGACGTCTGGGCACCGCGCCACGACTACGCCGACCGCGACGACCCCGGCGGGGCCGACGGGGAGCCCGAAGGGGAGCCGACCGCACTCCCCTTCCCGCTCGACCGCTCCAGCCGGTACTTCCTGGTCCTCACCGCGCTCTGCGAGCCGAGGCTGCGCGGCGCACCGCACGCGCCCCTGCCCACCGTCGAGCAGGTGGTCGACCGGCTGAAACCGTCCTGGCCCGCGGCCAACCGCGCCGCCGTGCAGTGGAACATCGACTACCTCGCGGTCAAACTGCGCCTCAAGCCCGGCCCCGAGACGGTGGATCCCGGGCCGCGACTGGTCGGCAAGAAGGAGACCCTGGTCTCGCTGGCCCTGCGCTTCGACCTCGTCCGCGAGAGCGACCTGGCGGCCCTGCCGGCCGCCCCGACCGGTACCGCCCGCTGA
- a CDS encoding AAA family ATPase, with protein sequence MTATPEDGHDVSPAALADRAVAEVLSGLDSGAGRGIVVDSPPGAGKSTLVKRATGHLTSAGHQVMIVAQTNEQVDDLVDNIAREHPDLPIGRLHASGFALPERVRRHGSVRGSNDAGDLRDLPVVVSTAKKWSYVTPEKCPPWRWAIVDEAYQMRSDALLATAPLFSGEGSRALFVGDPGQLDPFATVDTDRWHGLTWDPLRNAVDVTLAHNPDLLRLKLPVSWRLPEMAAPLVEKAFYPFYPFVSGSRAGDRVLTYSTAPHGVTPPDAVLARAAESGWGLLELPAQHTLDDDPEVADALADTAARLLARGALVNGETLTESRIAIGAARTVQADSVRTRLHARGLTGITVDTANRLQGREFDVTLVWHPLSGRQDASAFHLETGRLCVLLSRHRFACIVVARAGITDLLDRHPRSSPVYLDVPPKFPDGWRAHQVVMEYLESEALPRP encoded by the coding sequence ATGACTGCCACACCGGAGGACGGCCACGACGTGTCGCCCGCCGCGCTCGCCGACCGTGCGGTCGCCGAAGTGCTGTCCGGCCTTGATTCCGGCGCCGGGCGGGGGATCGTGGTGGACTCCCCGCCCGGCGCCGGAAAGTCCACGCTGGTGAAGCGGGCCACTGGCCACCTGACATCGGCCGGCCATCAGGTCATGATCGTCGCGCAGACCAACGAGCAAGTTGACGACCTGGTCGACAACATCGCCCGGGAGCATCCCGATCTCCCCATCGGTCGCCTGCACGCGAGCGGGTTCGCCCTGCCCGAACGCGTGCGCCGGCACGGCAGCGTGCGCGGCAGCAACGATGCAGGCGACCTGCGCGACCTACCGGTCGTGGTCTCGACCGCCAAGAAGTGGTCGTACGTGACCCCGGAGAAGTGTCCTCCGTGGCGCTGGGCCATCGTCGACGAGGCGTACCAAATGCGATCGGACGCACTGCTCGCGACGGCGCCCTTGTTCAGCGGCGAAGGATCGCGCGCCCTGTTCGTCGGCGACCCCGGCCAGCTGGACCCCTTCGCCACCGTCGACACCGACCGCTGGCACGGCCTGACCTGGGACCCGCTCCGCAACGCCGTCGACGTCACCCTGGCACACAACCCAGACCTGTTGCGGCTCAAACTCCCCGTCTCCTGGCGGCTGCCGGAAATGGCGGCTCCCCTGGTGGAGAAGGCGTTCTACCCGTTCTACCCGTTCGTCTCCGGGAGTCGGGCAGGAGACCGCGTGCTCACCTACAGCACCGCTCCTCACGGGGTGACTCCACCAGATGCTGTACTGGCACGTGCGGCCGAGTCCGGATGGGGCCTGCTGGAACTCCCCGCCCAGCACACCCTCGATGACGACCCAGAGGTCGCCGACGCCCTCGCGGACACAGCGGCCCGACTGCTGGCACGCGGGGCTCTCGTGAACGGCGAAACGCTCACTGAGTCTCGCATCGCCATCGGTGCGGCCCGCACCGTCCAGGCTGACTCGGTTCGCACGCGGCTGCACGCGCGGGGCCTTACGGGCATCACGGTGGACACCGCCAACCGCCTCCAGGGGCGCGAGTTCGACGTCACCTTGGTCTGGCATCCGCTCTCCGGCCGCCAGGACGCCTCCGCCTTCCACCTCGAGACCGGCCGCCTATGCGTCCTCCTCTCCCGCCACCGCTTCGCCTGCATCGTGGTGGCGCGGGCCGGCATCACGGATCTCCTGGACCGTCATCCCCGCAGCAGCCCCGTCTACCTCGACGTTCCGCCGAAGTTCCCGGACGGCTGGCGGGCACACCAGGTGGTCATGGAGTACTTGGAGAGCGAAGCCCTGCCACGCCCGTGA
- a CDS encoding serine/threonine-protein kinase, whose translation MTGRAGPLGALRVPAGYRIGPWVVGQLLGAGAFGSVYAALRAVPEPGLPGRAALKVLATGTRTPRQLRHLVELAERETEVLRRVRTPRLIRLYEVLTVDDPGRPELDGATVLVLEQAQGSLDTLLVDGVPRSGPALLAQVCEGLDQLHRAGWVHGDLKPGNVLLMADGTARLGDFNMAAELEGTHAYSPAFATPDYTPPDLLWSEVGERGTKIRPTADIWAFGVLAHVVLTGALPLPGGTPAARRDSALRYARGEEELRLSPELPEHWRDIVHDCLARRHEDRAPHTAASLLGRVAAAVAAPPAPPAPPLPVPRRRRRALIAVGAAVLAAGLGAVWGSGLFHLGDSAGVLGYDRCWRGAVCFFSEEDGRGEMCSWVDGSADWIDGPAPCPWTARSAPRSVFNNGFDLTEGATKVDVVYYGQPAQQEPLGCVKVRTRANVSSTTPPRSHAWVPNC comes from the coding sequence CTGACCGGGAGGGCCGGGCCCCTCGGCGCCCTCCGGGTCCCGGCCGGCTACCGCATCGGCCCCTGGGTCGTCGGGCAACTGCTGGGAGCCGGTGCCTTCGGCAGCGTCTACGCGGCCCTGCGCGCCGTACCCGAGCCCGGCCTGCCCGGCCGGGCCGCGCTCAAGGTCCTGGCGACCGGAACCCGCACCCCGCGCCAGCTCCGGCACCTGGTCGAGCTCGCCGAGCGCGAGACCGAGGTACTGCGCCGGGTGCGCACGCCCCGGCTGATCCGGCTGTACGAGGTGCTCACGGTCGACGACCCCGGCCGGCCCGAACTCGACGGCGCCACCGTCCTCGTCCTGGAGCAGGCACAGGGCTCCCTGGACACTCTGCTGGTCGACGGAGTTCCACGGTCCGGGCCCGCCCTGCTCGCCCAGGTCTGCGAAGGACTCGACCAACTGCACCGGGCGGGCTGGGTGCACGGCGACCTCAAGCCGGGCAACGTCCTGCTGATGGCCGACGGCACGGCACGGCTGGGCGACTTCAACATGGCCGCGGAGCTGGAGGGCACCCACGCCTACTCACCGGCCTTCGCGACGCCCGACTACACCCCACCTGACCTGCTCTGGTCGGAGGTCGGCGAACGCGGTACGAAGATCCGCCCGACGGCCGACATCTGGGCCTTCGGCGTACTGGCCCACGTCGTCCTGACCGGCGCCCTACCGCTGCCCGGCGGCACCCCCGCCGCCCGCCGGGACTCCGCACTGCGCTACGCAAGGGGCGAGGAGGAGCTGCGACTGTCGCCGGAACTCCCGGAGCACTGGCGGGACATCGTCCACGACTGCCTGGCCCGAAGGCACGAGGACCGGGCCCCGCACACCGCCGCGTCGCTACTGGGCCGGGTGGCGGCGGCGGTCGCCGCCCCGCCCGCCCCGCCGGCCCCGCCCCTTCCGGTACCGCGTCGGCGGCGCCGCGCGCTGATCGCGGTCGGCGCGGCGGTGCTCGCCGCCGGCCTGGGCGCCGTCTGGGGCTCCGGGCTCTTCCACCTCGGCGACTCCGCCGGGGTGTTGGGGTACGACCGGTGCTGGCGCGGGGCGGTCTGCTTCTTCTCGGAGGAGGACGGTCGGGGCGAGATGTGCTCCTGGGTCGACGGCAGCGCCGACTGGATCGACGGCCCGGCCCCCTGTCCCTGGACGGCCCGCAGCGCACCCCGCTCGGTCTTCAACAACGGGTTCGACCTCACGGAGGGCGCGACCAAGGTCGACGTCGTCTACTACGGCCAGCCGGCCCAACAGGAGCCGCTGGGCTGCGTGAAGGTGCGCACGAGAGCCAACGTGAGCAGCACGACCCCGCCGCGCTCGCACGCCTGGGTGCCGAACTGCTGA